AAGTCGCAGCTGGCGGGAGGTCACCGTGCCAGCTTAGGCGCTGCCGGGCTGATTCCTAGGCGCGGCCCAGTAGCGTTGGCACGTGGAAATCCTGCTCTATCTGGGTGGCATCCTCTTCATGCTGATCGGCCTCGGTCTGTCGATCGGCCTGCATGAGGTCGGTCACCTGCTTCCGGCCAAGCTCTTCGGCGTGCGTGTCGGCCAGTACATGATCGGCTTCGGCCCCCGGATCTGGTCCCGCCGCATCGGCGAGACGGAGTACGGATTCAAGCTCCTGCCGCTCGGCGGATTCATCTCGATGTCGGGGATGTATCCGGCGTCGAAGAGCACAGGGCCCGCTCGCGGGATCTTCCGTTCGCTGGTTCAGGACGCCCGTTCAGCCAACGATGAGACGATCGCGGAGGGCGAGGAGGACCGCGTCTTCTACCGCCTGCCCGTCTGGAAGCGCGTCGTCGTGATGCTCGGCGGCCCGCTCATGAATCTGCTGCTCGCGATCCTGATCTTCACGGTGCTGGCGTCGGGCATCGGGCTGCAGCAGGGGACGACGACCATCGCCTCGGTGAGCCAGTGCGTGCTTCCGGCGGGCTCGACGGCGACCGAGTGCGCCGCCGGTGATCCGGAGTCCCCGGCGGCCGAGGCGGGCATCCAGCCCGGCGACGTGCTGGTGTCGATCGACGACACGCCGGTGTCGACCTTCGCCGAGGCGACGGCGATCGTGCAGGCCTCGCCGGGAAAGCCGCTCGACGTCGTGGTGCGACGTGACGGCAGCGAGAAGACGTTGTCGGTGACCCCCATCGAGGCGGAACGCACGATCACGGACGCAGCGGGGCGGCCGGTGCTCGACGCCCAGGGCGAGCCGGTCGTCAAGAAGGTCGGCTATGTGGGGATCGGCGCGCAGAACGGCTTCGTGCAGCAGCCCCTCAGCGCTGGTCCCGAGATGGCTTTCGACGGCGTCGGCAGGGTGGCGGCGCTGATCGTCACGCTTCCGGCGCGGCTGTGGGACGTCGGGGTCTCCCTCGTCACCGGCGGAGAACGCGACCCGAACGGACCGCTGAGCGTGGTCGGTGTGGGACGCCTCGCGGGAGAGGTCGCCGCGACGGACGCGCCGATCCTCAACCGCTTCGCCGTGCTCCTGAACCTGCTGGGATCGCTGAACATCGCGCTCTTCGTTTTCAACCTCATCCCGCTGCTCCCGCTCGACGGCGGTCATGTCGTCGTGGCGCTGTGGGAGGGGCTGAGGCGGGCGTGGGCGAAGGTGTTCCGGCGGCCGCCTCCGGCACCTGTGGACGCCACGAGGCTGGTTCCCCTGACGGTCGTGGTCGCGGTGCTGTTGATCGCGATGGGCGCGCTGCTGCTTGTCGCCGACCTGTTCAACCCGGTCAACCTGCTCGGCGGCTGACCGGGTCGGTCGCTGGACGGCGCTGGGCCGGCGGCGCGGACTCAGGCCAGGGCGTGCGCCGCGAGCCGCTCGAGAGTGCGGATGCCGTCGCGGGAGAGGATGGACTCCAGATGTCCCTGCACCGAGGCGAACCGGTCGCCACGCAGCGCGAAGACGTCGCCCGAGTCGGCATCAGCCGACACCTCCGCGCCGGCCACGGCTGTCGTGCCCGGTGCGACTCGCGCGGTGAAGGTGTTGTAGAAGCCGATCGAGGCGTCCTCGCCGAACACCGGCACCGTCTTCTGCATGCCCTGGTGCGGGGCGTCGAGGGGCGTGAGGTCGATGCCGAGGCGGTCGGCGAGGATCTGGTGGCTCAGGCACACGGCCAGCAAGGGTGCTGCCGCGTCCAGGCGGCGCGCGACGACCTCGCGCATCCGCGCGACGCGGGGACTCCCGGTGTCGCGCGGGTCGCCCGGGCCGGGGCCTGCGACCACGAGGTCGGCGGTGTCCACGGCCTCGTCGCTGACGGCGTTCCACGACTCGATGGTCACGTCGAGGCCGAGGTGCCTGAGCTGATGCGCGAGCATCGTCGTGAACCGATCCTCGGCGTCGACGACGAGGGCCGTCCGCCCGTCGAACGGTCCCGTGAAGTCCTCGCCCTGGGGGTTCAGCCAGAATTCGGCCAGCCGCGCGTTGCGCGAGGCGAGGAGTGCCGAGATGGCGGGATCGTCGGCGAGCCGGCGCGCGCCCCCAGGCGCATCGGCGTCGGCGCGCGCCTCGGCCACGCCATCCCGCTCGATCGCGCCGATCGCACCGAGCACTCCCGCCGCCTTGCCGTGGGTCTCGGAGACCTCGCCCTGCGGATCGGAATGGCGCACGAGCGTAGCACCGACGGGAACGCTGAGCGTGCCGTCGTTCACGTACACGGTGCGGATGAGAATGGGGGCGTCGAGGTCGTGGCCGCCTTCGGCGTTCGGCGTGAAGAGAGCAGCGACTCCGGAGTAGTAGCCGCGCGGCTTGCGTTCGTGACGCCGGATCACGGCGCAGGCGTTCTGCATGGGCGACCCCGTGACGGTGGGGGCGAACATCGTCTCCCGCAGGATGTCCCGGGGATCGAGTCGGCTGCGCCCGCGGAGCATGTACTCGGTGTGGGTGAGCCGCGACATCTCCTTCAGATGGGGGCCGGTGATGCGGCCACCGTCGGAGCACACGGCGCTCATCATCTTGAGCTCCTCGTCGACCACCATGAAGAGCTCCTCGGTCTCCTTGGTCGACGACAGGAAGGCCGTGAGCGTCTCGGCGGTCGCTCCGCCCTTCGGATGCCGGAACGTGCCGGAGATCGGGTTCATGGTCACGATGCCGTCGCGCGCCACGACGTGCGCTTCCGGGCTGGCGCCGACCGCGATGAGCCCAGGGGTCACGACCGCGAACGTCCAGTAGGCGCCGCGTTCGTGCGCCAGCAGCGCACGGAACCAGGTGAGCGCTGCGATGCGGTCGTCGACGTCGATCGCGGCGGTGAAGTCGCGCCGGATGACGAAGTTCGCGCCTTCCCCTCGACCGATCTCGTCGGCGATGACGGTCTCCACGATGCGCGCGTACTCCTCGTCGGAGATGTCGAAGCCGCTGTCGCGCAGCGGCACAGCGGCAGAAGGGAGTTCGGCGAGCACGCGGTCGGCGGCGAGGCGCACGTGCTCCTCCACGATCACGCAGCGCAGCGGTGCGCCGTCGTCCTGGGCGACGAACCCACGTTCCCTGACTTGCCGGTAGGGCACCATCGCGAACACCTCGCACGGTGCGCCGTCGCGGTCGAGCGGGATGTCCGCCAGGCGGTCGACGTCGACGACCTCGCCGGAGAGAAGCTCGACGGAGTCCTTGCCCTCGCGCGCGATGAGCACGAAGGATGCGGCGGGATCGGCGCTGAGCTCGGCGAGGCGTGAGAGGGTCATCGATGTCTCCTGTGCGGGATCGGGCGCGGCTCAGACGAAAAAACCGCCCCGGAAGGCGGTCTGAATTCGTGGAACGCGAACACACCGCCTAGGAGGCGGGCCACCAGGTGAGGTTCGCGTGCATGTGGTGAAAACTATCACACGGCGTGCTCGGCGAGCGGCGTCATGACGCTGCGATCATCCAGCCTCCCCGCATCCACGCGGCGTAGGCTAAGGGTGTGCCAGCAGTGAATCTTGGGATGCCGAAGGTCCCCGAAGTCCTCGCCCCTCGTCGCAAGTCGCGTCAGATCAAGGTCGGGAAGGTGCTCGTCGGCGGAGGTGCGCCGATCAGCGTGCAGTCGATGACGACGACGAAGACGACGGACATCAACGGGACCCTGCAGCAGATCGCCGAGCTCACGGCATCCGGATGCGAGATCGTCCGCGTCGCCGTCCCGTCGCAGGACGACGCTGACGTGCTGCACATCATCGCAAAGAAGAGCCAGATCCCCGTGATCGCCGACATCCACTTCCAGCCGAAGTACGTGTTCCAGGCGATCGACGCCGGATGCGCCGGCGTACGCGTGAACCCGGGCAACATCCGCAAGTTCGACGACCAGGTCGGAGCGATCGCGAAGGCGGCGCAGGCCGCGGGAGTGTCGCTCCGTATCGGCGTGAACGCGGGATCTCTCGACCGGCGCCTGCTGGAGAAGTACG
This Microbacterium sp. XT11 DNA region includes the following protein-coding sequences:
- a CDS encoding chorismate-binding protein — its product is MTLSRLAELSADPAASFVLIAREGKDSVELLSGEVVDVDRLADIPLDRDGAPCEVFAMVPYRQVRERGFVAQDDGAPLRCVIVEEHVRLAADRVLAELPSAAVPLRDSGFDISDEEYARIVETVIADEIGRGEGANFVIRRDFTAAIDVDDRIAALTWFRALLAHERGAYWTFAVVTPGLIAVGASPEAHVVARDGIVTMNPISGTFRHPKGGATAETLTAFLSSTKETEELFMVVDEELKMMSAVCSDGGRITGPHLKEMSRLTHTEYMLRGRSRLDPRDILRETMFAPTVTGSPMQNACAVIRRHERKPRGYYSGVAALFTPNAEGGHDLDAPILIRTVYVNDGTLSVPVGATLVRHSDPQGEVSETHGKAAGVLGAIGAIERDGVAEARADADAPGGARRLADDPAISALLASRNARLAEFWLNPQGEDFTGPFDGRTALVVDAEDRFTTMLAHQLRHLGLDVTIESWNAVSDEAVDTADLVVAGPGPGDPRDTGSPRVARMREVVARRLDAAAPLLAVCLSHQILADRLGIDLTPLDAPHQGMQKTVPVFGEDASIGFYNTFTARVAPGTTAVAGAEVSADADSGDVFALRGDRFASVQGHLESILSRDGIRTLERLAAHALA
- a CDS encoding M50 family metallopeptidase, producing the protein MEILLYLGGILFMLIGLGLSIGLHEVGHLLPAKLFGVRVGQYMIGFGPRIWSRRIGETEYGFKLLPLGGFISMSGMYPASKSTGPARGIFRSLVQDARSANDETIAEGEEDRVFYRLPVWKRVVVMLGGPLMNLLLAILIFTVLASGIGLQQGTTTIASVSQCVLPAGSTATECAAGDPESPAAEAGIQPGDVLVSIDDTPVSTFAEATAIVQASPGKPLDVVVRRDGSEKTLSVTPIEAERTITDAAGRPVLDAQGEPVVKKVGYVGIGAQNGFVQQPLSAGPEMAFDGVGRVAALIVTLPARLWDVGVSLVTGGERDPNGPLSVVGVGRLAGEVAATDAPILNRFAVLLNLLGSLNIALFVFNLIPLLPLDGGHVVVALWEGLRRAWAKVFRRPPPAPVDATRLVPLTVVVAVLLIAMGALLLVADLFNPVNLLGG